One genomic segment of Gossypium arboreum isolate Shixiya-1 chromosome 3, ASM2569848v2, whole genome shotgun sequence includes these proteins:
- the LOC128290564 gene encoding uncharacterized protein LOC128290564 yields the protein MTQKDLHLRQPRWLELINDYEVVIDYHSGKANVVANALIRKSLFALRAMDAQLALLDDGSILAELRVRPMFLQEILEAQKCDKDLQPKRTLCKVGVESDFQIGINGCIMFKDRVCVPKDRKLIQKIL from the coding sequence ATGACTCAGAAGGATTTGCATTTACGACAAccaagatggctagagttgataaatgATTACGAggttgtgattgattatcactcgggtAAAGCAAACGTGGTTGCCAATGCCTTgattagaaaatcattatttgcgttGAGAGCAATGGATGCCCAATTAGCTTTAttagatgatggttcaattctagcagagttgagagttaGGCCAATGTTTCTACAAGAGATTcttgaagctcagaaatgtgataaggATTTGCAACCCAAGAGAACTCTGTGTAAGGTAGGGGTTGAATCAGACTTTCAGATTGGCATCAAtgggtgtataatgttcaaagatagagtttgtgtacccaaggacaggAAACTTATTCAAAAGATTCTATGA